In the genome of Brachypodium distachyon strain Bd21 chromosome 3, Brachypodium_distachyon_v3.0, whole genome shotgun sequence, the window GGCTATAAATGCTGAACTTAGAAATAGAATTCAGTATGTATGAACAGAACAATTAGGAAGGGAAGTTTACATACAAATTTGCCAGGCACAGGGTTTTTGTAGATAACGAGGGCGTCTCCTGCCTGAAGACCATGCGTCTTCACAAATTCAGCTGGTGAAAGAAAAGGACGGTTCAATCAATCAATGTGCTCATATACGgaaaaaatttaaaacagTAACCACTTCCATTTCGGAGCATACCTGTTGAATCCAGAATGTACATTCTACTTTTGTTGTTTGGCCAGAACCTGAAATAGCATTGTATCAGTATGATACTGCAATTGCTAGCGTCAGCATTTGAGTCAACCTATACAaaaatgtatctatgcctccATGCTGCCACTAATTATCATTAACCAACTGACAGCATCTAGGTAGCTACAACCACCGTCTAAACTGCTTTTACAGCCTTCGAATTAGGAACATAACATGGAACTttaattgaaaagaaaaggaaaaaagaaaaggaaccacccccccccccacctaCCCAGCTCTTCCCCCAGAAAGAATTTATATCCAAGCCATTGTATTTAGGTTTAAGGATCATattttcctctcttctttAGAATTTTGCATGAGAAATGTCATTTATTACTGAAAAGTTACCTGTACTTAAACTTCCACGTAACTGGGAGCACCATGTCATCCATCTTCAGTATCATAGGATCCCTTTGGCACAATTGTGGAAGACCAGCTTCTGCATCCTTCTGAAAAAATAACAGTTATGTTACAAACAATAGTTCAGACTGCATTCAATTTTCAGAGCGACATGACAGCATGTACAATTTACCTTGGGTAAGACAATTCTTCCGACATTTGCAACATCACTCTTCGTCAACTCCTTGCGCAAAATAACTTCGTATTCTCCAGAGTTCAATTTCTGATGGacatgcacacacaaaaaaaagaaattaactTATTAATTATGAAAGAAGTATCTGACCATTTGCTGTGTCGGTGCTCTGATTGTGTGTCTTTAATACTGCGAATTTTCCACTCTGCACTTTCCATTTTGTTCAGTGACTACAATAGAAATGTGGAACTGGCTAGCTataaatatagtactccctctttcCCAATTTATAGGTCGTTTTAGTTTTATCCTGAATACCAAGGAGGTTTATGTGTTGGCTGCAGTTGCGTTTATTACGGCGGTGTGGTTGGCAAAAAGACCTCCTCGGTTTGTATGCAGGCATGCGAATGCTACTGTGTGCGGGATGCTCAGCCACTGCCtggccatgcatgcaatcGGGAGCCCATTTTTTCAGAGCCTTAATTAGCGCTAGGGGCAGGTGGGCCTTGATTACCTAATACGGCCTCTTTTCTAGGGAaaactaaataaaaaaataaaatgaccTCCTTTggggaaaggagggagtaatacataCTTGTGCAGCTATTAACTTTTGCATTGCTGTACCAATCGAGTATAGATTCAGTCCAATAGAGCAATGTGTACGGTAAATCAGATAACGAAGCATGCTAGTATAGTGTGTTACTTACAGTAGCGCAACTTTCATGACCTTGGTTCAACTCTGGAAGAGTGTCAACTGTTTCACAATTATCTTCACCGCCGTTTCTGGTTTCCATTCCAGCCTTCCTTCTAACTACTCTAGGCACATCCTGGGTAAGCATTTTTGCAGTAGTATATGTTAGGAAGGATCCTGCAATATTGAAAGTTTCTCCAAACCTTGAAGGGTTCACATCTATACCTCTGAAGTTTCAGGTTCCCTGGTAGATAAGCGTCCTTCCATGGGAGGCATATGAGCAGAACTGTTTGGTGCCAGGGATATGTTTGGTGCCACCGGTGTGCTAGTAAAAGAATCAACCCCAAAGCTGAGTGCAGAACCTGCAGTTTGGATAAGATtataaaaacaaattaagGTGACATTGACTAGCAGCCCACCACTATTAGCCCCACATTTACAAGAATGAGAAACCCTGGTTATTACTATTAATCGGTGCCTCAGTTGTGCAAGGACAAGAACCTGACTACCTGAGAGGCTGAGACCAACTACCAACACAGTCCAACCACAGTCAGGCATACGTAAAAACACCATATGAAATAAGCTCGAACGCATATATAGTTCGAGCAAGTAATGAAAGGGAAAGGCTAGGCTATACGCAATGAAAGACAAGGACATATATTTGTAGTGTTCTGAGAGGATAAAACATTCCGTTTCTGTTTGAAAAGCACAGCAGCTACAACGCATTGATGTCTGTTAATATAACAACATAAGAAATTGAGGGCACAGAGTAGCGGTTAACGCGAGTAAAAACATACCTGTATTTTTAGCCTGCTGGCTGTCGGGACAGAAAGGATGGAGGTGCTCCTGATGTTGTGGAGGATAGTAGCTATATCCACTCTTGTTAAGCATGTAATGGGTCCAGAAAGCATAGCAGGGGGTTACGCCGTAATGGTAGGCATTGTTGGCGGAGGCGGCAGTGGAGGCGGCAGGAGTGCTCTGTGCAGCAAGTGACGTGAAGGCGCTGTTAGATGCGCTCCAATCAGCGAATCCCCTCGGAGCGGGAGGATGGCGAGCAGCATTGTTTGCGGGTGCATCAGGTCCATTTCCTGCAGACAGGCCACAAAACAGAGTGAGGCATGACAATGTGGGCAGACACAGACAGAAGACATGGAGTAGTATTATATCTATGCATAAATGATGATCAACATCAGTCAGTAGGTGCTCCTGGTGAATAAATAAACCTGAATCAGTCTACTCGAGTCAAAAAATCAAGCAAGTGCCGTTGAATGaatcacaaaaaaaacaatatatcCAAGGAAATGGCGTTGAATCGGACCACATATTATATGAGCGTAGCAGGGAAGGCAGAATAAACAAAATTGACCTACAAGTAGATTCTTGAGGCGAGGCATGCACATGGTAGTAGatcgataaaaaaaaggaaaggaattTGGGCACCCTAAATCGAATAAAGCCGCGGGGGGCGGGTGGGGTTGCGCATTGGGGGACGAAATGCTAACGCGGAATTAAGAAAgaacaaggaggaggaaggaaggaactTGACTGACTGACCATTgaggggaggaaggggaaagGGGAGGGTGTTGTGGTTGGGGTTCTGCGTGtgcacggcggcgaggagagcTTGGTACTGGAACTGGTGCGGATgacttccgccgccgccgtcgccgtgcctgccgtcgccgcctcccaTTTCCGTCCCCCGTCCGCTACTCGCGCATCTACCAGACAGGCAGACAAGGCAAGGCAAGCcctcgtctctctctctcctcggCTGCCTGCGCTGCGCCTATGGGCTACGGGtaggaaggaagggaaggggGAGCGGAGGTAGGGTAACCCGGGCCAGAGAGAGTGAGGAGAGAGACCCAGGCCAGGAAGGAGCGGTGGTGGTCACCTGACCCCTTCTCTTCTTGCCATCTATCTATCTAATCTACTCCACTCTAGTGCTATTTGGGAGGAGTTACAGTTGTAACAAAgactctttcttttctcttctccccctctctcAAACATCTcctcccttctcttctctagTATTAGACTTTTACTAAACTTAGCAAGATACTTTTTCTAGTACTAGTATactagaaaaacaaatatcatCAGATATACTGCAAGCAAACAAGCAAGCAGCTAGCacaaattccagaaaaaaCATGGTAGTCTTGAAGATGTTAAAAGAAAATGCTAGCAGTACATATCTATGGCATGGCTTTTTTTTCAAGGGGGGTCAGACTGAATATCTCACCTGTGATGGCGGATGTGGTATGAGCTCCACGGTTCTCCATCGGTGCGCGGCGCCACCTGGCTGCGCCTGTACGATTCCCCACCATCTTCTCCGGCGTGCGTCGCCACCACGCGGCGAATGCACAATCCCGGTTCATGAATCTTGGTCCCTTCTTTGGCCCAAGGTTGAGGGGTCCATGCTGTCAACGGAGCTGGAGGGGGCGATTGTCGCTCCCTCCGATGCCGAGGGTCAAAGCGGTGGAGGGAGATGCCGGCATGGCATGCGGGTCCCAATTCATGCATGCTGCTCCCTTTTGTTCCCCAAGGTTGAGGGTTTCATGCTGTCGACGAAGATGGTGCGGGCGGTTGTCGCTGCCTCCGATGCCGAGGGTCAGAGCGGTGGAGGGAGATGCCGGCATGGCATGCAGGTCCCAGTTCATGCATGCTCCTCCCTTTTGTTCCCCAAGGTTGAGGGTTTCATGCTGTCGACGAAGATGGTGCGGGCGGTTGTCGCTGCCTCCGATGCCGAGGGTCAGAACGGTGGAGGGAGATGTCAGCATGGCATGCAGGTCCCAGTTCATGCATCCTGCTCCCTTTTGTGCCCCAAGGTTGAGGGTTTCATGCTGTCGACGGAGATGGTGCGGGCGGTTGTCGCTCCCTCCGATGCCGAGGGTCAGAGCGGTGGAGGGAGATGCCGGCATGGCATGCAGGTCCCAGTTCATGCATCCTGCTCCCTTTTGTGCCCCAAGGTTGAGGGTTTCATGCTGTCGACGGAGATGGTGCGGGCGGTTGTCGCTCCCTCCGATGCCGAGGGTTAGAGCGGTGGAGGGAGATGCCGGCATGGCATGCGGATCCCAATTCATGCATTCTGCTCCCCTCTGTGTCCCGAGGTTGAGGGTTTCATGATGTTGACGGAGCTGGCGGGGGCGATTGTCACTCTCTCCGATGCCGAGGGTCAGAGTGGTGGAGGGAGATGTCGGCATGGCATACGAGAGAATATGGTGGTGAAACTAGATACTGTGTGGGAGCGGGTGGAGATGGCAATGGCGAGCGAGCGACGGTGTATGGGATTAAGA includes:
- the LOC100820925 gene encoding B3 domain-containing protein IDEF1, whose amino-acid sequence is MGGGDGRHGDGGGGSHPHQFQYQALLAAVHTQNPNHNTLPFPLPPLNGNGPDAPANNAARHPPAPRGFADWSASNSAFTSLAAQSTPAASTAASANNAYHYGVTPCYAFWTHYMLNKSGYSYYPPQHQEHLHPFCPDSQQAKNTGSALSFGVDSFTSTPVAPNISLAPNSSAHMPPMEGRLSTREPETSEDVPRVVRRKAGMETRNGGEDNCETVDTLPELNQGHESCATKLNSGEYEVILRKELTKSDVANVGRIVLPKKDAEAGLPQLCQRDPMILKMDDMVLPVTWKFKYRFWPNNKSRMYILDSTAEFVKTHGLQAGDALVIYKNPVPGKFIIRGEKAIQHPTNP